The following are encoded together in the Conger conger chromosome 11, fConCon1.1, whole genome shotgun sequence genome:
- the LOC133141013 gene encoding immediate early response gene 5-like protein codes for MINTMECAVDAQSLISISLRKIHNSRTQRGGIKLHKNLLVSYVLRNARQLYMSEKYAEVYRMQQYEEVMTVCNEIQELNPLDLGEDCMEQSEDCCGNGGGSEPASLCGALLPVSHTVQSAHIQTATACSAPLSLHAEEVCKEPDTSFYRSCCVEPYPVSNCDFSQVSGMHCNKTTVLDLDTHVVTTVENGYLHQDCCAPLQQCCQGAQTPAKKRKVDFGYYVTEPEEVPDFTPCKRARFDDFSCINSDQLDSSNISNLISIFGSGFTGLVSRQADFEQTLNGQFCSTQALASLGAWTRAIVAF; via the coding sequence ATGATCAACACAATGGAGTGTGCAGTGGACGCACAAAGTCTGATCTCAATTTCTTTACGGAAAATCCACAACTCCAGGACGCAGAGAGGAGGAATCAAGCTGCACAAAAACCTCCTGGTCTCCTACGTCCTGAGGAACGCTAGGCAGCTCTACATGAGTGAAAAGTACGCGGAGGTTTACAGGATGCAGCAGTACGAGGAAGTAATGACTGTTTGTAACGAAATTCAGGAGCTGAACCCCCTCGACTTGGGCGAGGACTGTATGGAACAGAGCGAGGACTGCTGCGGCAACGGCGGTGGAAGCGAGCCGGCGAGCTTGTGTGGTGCGCTACTGCCAGTCAGCCACACAGTACAGTCCGCGCATATCCAGACGGCCACTGCCTGCTCTGCGCCTTTATCGCTCCACGCCGAAGAGGTCTGCAAGGAGCCAGATACCTCGTTCTACCGCAGCTGTTGTGTCGAACCATACCCAGTCTCGAACTGCGACTTTTCCCAGGTTAGCGGAATGCACTGCAACAAAACGACGGTGCTGGATCTGGATACGCATGTAGTGACTACAGTTGAGAACGGGTACCTCCACCAGGACTGCTGCGCGCCGCTCCAGCAGTGTTGTCAGGGCGCACAAACCCCAGCAAAGAAGCGCAAGGTTGACTTTGGGTATTACGTGACCGAGCCCGAGGAGGTGCCGGATTTTACGCCATGTAAACGAGCAAGGTTCGACGACTTTTCCTGTATAAACTCCGATCAGTTGGACTCTTCGAACATTTCCAATCTGATCTCCATTTTTGGATCGGGGTTTACGGGGCTAGTGAGCAGACAGGCGGACTTTGAACAAACCCTAAACGGACAATTCTGTAGCACACAAGCCTTAGCGAGCCTTGGAGCGTGGACTCGAGCAATTGTGGCTTTTTGA